From Clavelina lepadiformis chromosome 9, kaClaLepa1.1, whole genome shotgun sequence, the proteins below share one genomic window:
- the LOC143471369 gene encoding uncharacterized protein LOC143471369 translates to MSKLNETAHIKGPQLSDRKEVKCVNYADDTTLCLKNPADIHLALDLVDRFSKASGLTLNEAKTKRLAVNQPIDNPLFPKLSWTNTSIELLGYEIENVIERQQWENLIPKVKEQLKILSTNYATYEAKAVLLKSKILPVITQVAKTYPPDQDIIGKLNNHVLQYVQGKETAVSIDILQRNKLEGGYRMPNIQVYADMTYVKSIQKYCLGRVMNEPMSTHDRYVEYQLGHVLANVLDVQKLNNIPHIAQPSPYYRKIREIVEKYKLSKVELASPKLGNTYSRIIKESTPETQSSEKNRIKWARIHNPLLPNYLKTFNYRCAWNLLPFRGKCGIFQINSDTSCAFCGIGPDTDYHTFRKCDKIKRLWVTVKMFAQKFANLNPAMTKIEDLESFNFKQIESEVTDQTLSALITMVKHQIWKTRNKFIYENKSPPTLDKLVTSIDRAFKYRLNQMAEGGRLELRLEPAFKLNDLMPP, encoded by the coding sequence ATGTCTAAGCTCAATGAGACTGCACATATCAAAGGTCCTCAGTTAAGCGAcagaaaagaagtaaaatgcgtaaattaCGCTGACGACACAACGTTGTGTCTTAAAAACCCTGCTGATATCCATCTCGCGCTCGATTTAGTCGACAGATTTTCAAAGGCATCTGGCTTAACCTTAAACGAAGCTAAAACCAAAAGATTAGCTGTGAATCAACCGATAGACAACCCACTTTTCCCCAAATTATCCTGGACAAACACAAGTATAGAGTTATTGGGATATGAAATCGAAAACGTTATAGAACGCCAACAATGGGAAAACTTAATTCCAAAGGTAAAAGagcaactaaaaattttgagcaCAAACTATGCCACTTATGAAgctaaagcagttttattaaaatcaaaaatcctgCCAGTAATTACTCAGGTTGCGAAAACATACCCTCCAGACCAAGATATAATTGGGAAATTAAATAATCATGTTCTGCAATACGTGCAAGGCAAAGAAACAGCTGTTTCTATCGATATTTTACAACGCAACAAGTTAGAAGGCGGCTACCGAATGCCAAACATCCAAGTCTACGCCGATATGACTTATGTCAAATCGATACAAAAGTATTGCCTCGGTAGAGTAATGAACGAACCAATGTCGACACACGATCGATATGTGGAGTACCAATTAGGACACGTTTTAGCTAATGTACTTGATGTTCAGAAACTAAACAATATCCCGCACATCGCACAACCAAGTCCCTACTATAGGAAAATCcgggaaattgttgaaaaatacaaactaagtAAAGTTGAATTAGCCAGTCCAAAATTAGGAAACACGTACAGCCGAATAATCAAAGAAAGCACTCCAGAAACGCAGTCGAGTGAAAAAAACCGAATTAAATGGGCTAGGATTCACAATCCGCTTTTAccaaattacttgaaaacctTCAATTACAGATGCGCGTGGAATCTACTACCCTTTAGGGGAAAATGCGGTATTTTCCAAATTAACTCGGATACATCGTGCGCATTTTGCGGCATTGGTCCAGATACCGACTACCACACTTTCCgaaaatgcgacaagataAAACGACTTTGGGTTACAGTCAAAATGTTTGCGCAAAAATTCGCCAACCTCAACCCGGCTATGACAAAAATCGAAGATTtagaaagttttaactttaaacagaTTGAAAGCGAAGTAACGGACCAGACTTTGAGCGCATTGATCACCATGGTTaaacaccaaatatggaaaactagaaacaaatttatatatgAGAACAAATCTCCTCCAACCCTTGACAAATTGGTGACAAGCATAGACCGGGCCTTTAAATACAGATTAAATCAAATGGCAGAAGGTGGGAGACTGGAGCTGCGCTTAGAACCCGCTTTTAAATTGAATGATTTGATGCCACCGTAA